From Carya illinoinensis cultivar Pawnee chromosome 5, C.illinoinensisPawnee_v1, whole genome shotgun sequence, one genomic window encodes:
- the LOC122309630 gene encoding glycerol-3-phosphate acyltransferase RAM2-like, translating into MADATFPTVDKCASIGREQHTVVADMDGTLLRGRSSFPYFAILAFEVGGVLRLLFLLLASPLAGLLYYFVSESAGIKVLIFATFAGVRVSEIESVARAVLPKFYSSDLHPVTWRVFSACGQRYVLTANPRIMVEAFLKDFLGADSVLGTEVATYRGRATGFVREPGILVGKNKADALNKTFVKTQPDIGLGDRRTDAPFMSLCKEAYIVPPKPDVKAVTSDKLPKPIVFHDGRLVQKPTPLIALLTILWIPVGFVLACLRIAAGALLPMPLVYYAFWALGVRVTIKGTPPPPVKKSTGQSGVLFICSHRTLLDPIFLSTALGRPIPAVTYSVSRFSEIISPIKTVRLSRDRLADAAMIKKLLEEGDLAICPEGTTCREPFLLRFSALFAELTDQLVPVAMVNRMSMFHGTTARGWKGMDPFYFFMNPSPAYEVKFLNKLPLELTCSSGKSSHEVANYIQRVIAATLSYECTSFTRKDKYRALAGNDGTVVEKPALKANKVMGC; encoded by the exons ATGGCTGATGCTACCTTCCCAACCGTGGACAAATGCGCGTCAATCGGCCGAGAACAGCACACAGTGGTAGCTGACATGGATGGAACCTTGCTTAGAGGCCGTAGCTCTTTCCCTTACTTTGCTATTCTGGCCTTCGAGGTTGGTGGAGTTCTGAGGCTCCTGTTCTTGCTCTTAGCTTCTCCACTCGCCGGACTTCTCTATTACTTTGTCTCAGAGTCTGCGGGGATTAAAGTTCTCATCTTTGCAACATTTGCCGGCGTGAGAGTATCGGAAATCGAGTCGGTGGCTCGTGCTGTGCTGCCAAAATTTTACTCGAGCGACCTCCACCCAGTAACATGGCGCGTCTTTTCTGCATGCGGACAACGGTACGTCCTCACTGCGAATCCAAGAATCATGGTGGAAGCGTTTCTGAAAGATTTCTTGGGAGCTGATTCGGTTTTGGGGACAGAGGTAGCAACTTACAGGGGAAGAGCGACCGGGTTTGTTCGTGAGCCAGGGATTCTTGTAGGGAAGAACAAGGCAGATGctctaaataaaacttttgtAAAAACTCAGCCTGATATAGGCCTCGGGGATAGGCGTACCGATGCTCCCTTTATGTCACTGTGCAAG GAGGCTTACATAGTGCCGCCCAAGCCAGACGTAAAGGCCGTGACCAGTGACAAGCTCCCCAAGCCCATAGTCTTCCACGATGGCCGCCTGGTCCAAAAGCCGACTCCACTCATTGCACTGCTCACCATTCTCTGGATCCCCGTAGGCTTCGTCCTTGCCTGTTTACGAATCGCCGCCGGAGCCCTCCTCCCAATGCCCCTTGTCTACTACGCTTTCTGGGCACTGGGCGTACGTGTCACCATTAAAGGCACCCCTCCTCCTCCAGTCAAGAAATCCACAGGCCAGTCCGGCGTCCTCTTCATTTGCTCCCACCGAACCCTCCTCGACCCCATTTTCCTCTCCACCGCCCTCGGCCGCCCTATCCCTGCAGTCACCTATTCCGTCTCCCGATTCTCCGAGATAATCTCACCCATCAAGACAGTCCGGCTCAGTCGTGACCGACTCGCAGACGCAGCCATGATAAAGAAACTTTTGGAAGAAGGCGACCTGGCAATATGCCCCGAGGGAACGACTTGCCGGGAACCATTCCTGCTGAGGTTCTCAGCTTTGTTTGCCGAACTGACGGACCAGCTTGTACCGGTAGCCATGGTGAACCGGATGAGTATGTTTCACGGAACCACAGCTCGAGGGTGGAAAGGGATGGACCCATTTTACTTCTTCATGAATCCTAGCCCGGCATACGAGGTAAAGTTTTTGAACAAGCTGCCATTGGAGCTAACCTGCAGTTCTGGGAAGTCCAGCCACGAGGTAGCGAATTACATACAGAGGGTGATCGCCGCAACTCTTTCCTATGAATGTACCAGCTTCACCAGGAAAGATAAGTACCGAGCCCTTGCTGGTAACGACGGGACTGTGGTTGAGAAGCCAGCACTTAAGGCAAACAAAGTCATGGGATGCTAA